The genome window GAATGATTATGTCTTATTCAGGGAAGTTAAAGAGGTCTTTTAAAAAAATCTTATTGTTGACATTCATTGCTGTTATTGCCGCACTTGCTTTTTATCTATTGAGCCTGCCAGATGTATCAAAATTAAAAAAGGAAAACCCCGGCAAGACCTCTTTTATGCAATACAGGGAAAAGGAATGGAGGAAAGAAGGCAGGAAATACAGGATAAACCAGATATGGGCGCCGCTATCGAATATCTCCCCGTATCTTATAAAGGCAGTGCTTATTGGAGAGGATGACAAGTTCTGGAGACATGAGGGTTTTGATTACGAGGCAATCCAGAAAGCCCTTGAAAAGGATTTAAAAAAGAAGCGCTTAGCCTTTGGCGGAAGCACCATAAGCCAGCAGCTCGCAAAAAACCTTTATCTTTTACCTTCTAAAAACCTGTTCAGGAAAATCAAAGAGGCACTAATTACATGGAAGATTGAAAGGTCTCTCTCTAAAAGCCGTATACTCGAGCTGTATTTAAATGTGGTC of Nitrospirota bacterium contains these proteins:
- the mtgA gene encoding monofunctional biosynthetic peptidoglycan transglycosylase, producing the protein MSYSGKLKRSFKKILLLTFIAVIAALAFYLLSLPDVSKLKKENPGKTSFMQYREKEWRKEGRKYRINQIWAPLSNISPYLIKAVLIGEDDKFWRHEGFDYEAIQKALEKDLKKKRLAFGGSTISQQLAKNLYLLPSKNLFRKIKEALITWKIERSLSKSRILELYLNVVEWGDGGIFGIEAASRHYYGKPASELSPVEASRLAAVLPNPRRFSPLGDSRYVVSRSRLIYSIMVRRGIVEPGYEELTDRVKEDAIQPPYELPVSPLTIP